The proteins below come from a single Mytilus edulis chromosome 5, xbMytEdul2.2, whole genome shotgun sequence genomic window:
- the LOC139525239 gene encoding uncharacterized protein, which translates to MENDDLDEKLRNVYYNTANGGAYLSAEKIYQTLKTSRDGNVPSVYKIRKWMEKIDDYNLQKPVKRRIKRVKIIVSEPYEQYDADLMDVSNIQKYNNKTRFLLVVIDIFTRFLWIYPLKNKFGKTVADAFEKIFKHGKIPLKVSTDAGTEFKNKDLKRVFKKYDIYHHVYLNSDSSKASIAERVNLTFRRMMFRYFTKHRTYSYLNVIQNLVASYNATPHRSLNNTAPKDVNEKNKYDLWAYMYIKTPPKEKRIREKKETLKVQRKRGKQFHFKINDMVRLSHLKKPFQRAYQQQWTSEIFKIYRRFLIHGKIFYKVQDFLDKEVVGNFNYTELQRVKKEADALWFVEKVLKWRRRNGQREGYVKFQDWDKRFCQWIPERDIVDF; encoded by the coding sequence ATGGAAAATGATGATTTAGATGAAAAACTTAGGAATGTATATTACAATACAGCAAATGGGGGAGCATACCTAAGTGCTGAAAAAATTTATCAAACGTTGAAGACATCAAGAGATGGAAATGTACCAAGCGTATACAAGATCAGGAAATGGATGGAAAAAATAGACGACTACAATTTACAAAAACCTGTAAAACGTAgaattaaaagagtgaaaataattgtatcgGAACCGTATGAGCAATACGATGCTGACCTTATGGATGTATCCAACATACAGAAATATAACAATAAGACACGTTTCCTGTTGGTTGTTATCGATATTTTCACACGGTTTTTATGGATTTATCCATTAAAAAACAAGTTTGGGAAGACAGTAGCTGATGCATTTGAAAAAATCTTCAAACATGGTAAAATCCCTTTGAAGGTTTCCACAGATGCGGGAACTGAATTCAAAAACAAAGATTTGAAACGtgtgtttaaaaaatatgacatttaCCATCATGTCTATTTAAATTCCGACAGTAGTAAAGCGTCAATAGCAGAGAGGGTCAATTTGACATTTCGGAGGATGATGTTCCGATATTTTACAAAGCATAGAACTTATAGCTATCTCAATGTTATACAAAATTTGGTAGCAAGTTATAATGCAACGCCACATAGAAGTTTAAATAATACAGCTCCAAAAGATGtgaatgagaaaaacaaatatgatttgtgggcatatatgtatattaaaactCCACCCAAAGAAAAACGAATCAGAGAAAAGAAAGAAACATTAAAAGTACAACGTAAAAGAGGGAAacagtttcattttaaaatcaatgacATGGTAAGACTGAGCCATTTGAAGAAACCGTTTCAAAGAGCTTATCAGCAACAGTggacctccgaaatatttaaaatatatagacGATTTCTAATACATGGGAAAATCTTTTATAAAGTACAAGATTTTTTGGACAAGGAAGTTGTAGGCAATTTCAATTATACAGAGTTGCAGCGTGTGAAAAAGGAGGCTGACGCATTGTGGTTTGTTGAGAAAGTGCTTAAATGGCGAAGGCGGAATGGTCAACGTGAGGGTTATGTAAAATTCCAGGATTGGGATAAACGTTTTTGTCAGTGGATTCCTGAGAGAGATATTGTTGACTTTTAA